A single region of the Hyalangium ruber genome encodes:
- a CDS encoding FAD-binding oxidoreductase — protein MDSAPRMHWSEEPDRHEARHAAKVERIARQLRQRTSTRPVSLKKKTPPHQVPKRNDQRRNDEKIDLSDLDQIIEIDPVAMTCTAEPAVTFDEVVRATMRYGLVPIIVPEHKTITLGGSIAGCSIESMSFRYGGFHDTCLEYELITAKGDVLRCSPHQNPLVFQMIHGSFGTLGILSRLRFKLVRAAPCVHVTYETYATLEDFQQAIWRHFTAQDADYLDGQIFSPTKHVLCVGRFVERAPYVSRYDWLKAYCESIPKRAEDYLTTYDYLFRYDRGVTHVKPRSLLGRALFGKLVHSDSVLRAADRFHRFLPEKSPQVIVDVFVPFSRTAEFMDWYHREMHFYPVWCVPYRRMRDYEWLTPRWWCGVQDPLFLDLAVYGLKQQPGRNLYKEFEDVLPQVNGTKTLISYNYYDEQTFWSIWNRETYQAVKQLTDPDNIFRDLYTKTCRAALGLRKQPPDSVASVH, from the coding sequence CCAGGATGCATTGGTCGGAGGAGCCCGATCGGCATGAGGCGCGGCACGCGGCGAAGGTCGAGCGGATCGCGCGGCAGTTGCGGCAGCGCACGAGCACCCGGCCCGTGTCCCTCAAGAAGAAGACGCCGCCGCATCAAGTCCCCAAGCGCAACGACCAGCGGCGCAATGACGAGAAGATCGATCTGAGCGACCTCGATCAGATCATCGAGATCGACCCCGTGGCGATGACCTGCACGGCCGAGCCCGCGGTCACCTTCGACGAGGTGGTCCGCGCGACGATGCGCTACGGGCTCGTGCCCATCATCGTCCCCGAGCACAAGACCATCACCCTCGGGGGCTCCATCGCGGGCTGCTCCATCGAGTCCATGTCCTTCCGGTACGGCGGCTTCCACGACACCTGCCTCGAATACGAGCTCATCACCGCGAAGGGAGATGTGCTGCGCTGCTCCCCGCACCAGAACCCGCTCGTGTTCCAGATGATCCATGGCTCGTTCGGGACGCTCGGCATCCTCTCGCGGCTGCGCTTCAAGCTGGTGCGCGCCGCGCCCTGTGTACACGTGACGTATGAGACCTACGCCACGCTCGAGGACTTTCAGCAGGCCATCTGGCGCCACTTCACCGCCCAGGACGCGGACTACCTCGACGGGCAGATCTTCTCACCGACGAAGCACGTGCTGTGCGTGGGCCGCTTCGTGGAGCGCGCTCCCTACGTGAGCCGCTACGACTGGCTCAAGGCGTACTGCGAGAGCATCCCGAAGCGCGCCGAGGACTACCTCACGACCTACGACTATCTCTTCCGCTATGACCGAGGGGTTACCCACGTCAAGCCGAGGAGCCTCCTCGGCCGGGCCTTGTTCGGCAAGCTGGTGCATTCGGACAGCGTGCTGAGGGCCGCGGACCGCTTCCACCGCTTCCTGCCGGAGAAGAGTCCGCAGGTCATCGTGGACGTGTTCGTCCCGTTCTCGCGCACAGCCGAGTTCATGGACTGGTACCACCGCGAGATGCACTTCTACCCGGTGTGGTGCGTGCCCTACCGGCGCATGCGGGACTACGAGTGGCTCACGCCCCGCTGGTGGTGCGGTGTGCAAGATCCGTTGTTCCTCGACCTCGCGGTCTACGGGCTCAAGCAGCAGCCGGGCCGCAACCTCTACAAGGAATTCGAGGACGTGCTGCCGCAGGTCAACGGCACCAAGACGCTCATCTCGTACAACTATTACGACGAGCAGACCTTCTGGAGCATCTGGAACAGGGAGACCTACCAGGCGGTGAAGCAGCTCACCGATCCGGACAACATCTTCCGCGACCTCTACACGAAGACGTGCCGGGCAGCGCTTGGGTTGCGGAAGCAGCCCCCCGACTCGGTTGCCTCGGTGCATTGA